Proteins encoded together in one Mycobacterium simiae window:
- the rplX gene encoding 50S ribosomal protein L24: MKVKKDDTVLVIAGKDKGAKGKVLKVYPDRNRVLVEGVNAIKKHTAISTNQRGARSGGIVTQEAPIDASNVMVVDSDGKPTRVGYRIDEETGKRVRISKRNGKDI; this comes from the coding sequence ATGAAGGTCAAGAAGGACGACACCGTCCTGGTGATCGCGGGTAAGGACAAGGGCGCCAAAGGCAAGGTGCTGAAGGTCTACCCCGACCGCAATCGGGTGCTGGTCGAGGGTGTCAACGCGATCAAGAAGCACACCGCCATTTCGACCAACCAGCGCGGCGCGCGGTCGGGCGGGATTGTCACGCAGGAAGCGCCGATCGACGCCTCCAATGTCATGGTCGTCGACTCCGACGGCAAGCCGACCCGCGTCGGGTACCGGATCGACGAGGAAACCGGCAAGCGCGTCCGCATCTCGAAGCGCAACGGCAAGGACATCTAG
- the rplN gene encoding 50S ribosomal protein L14: protein MIQQESRLKVADNTGAKEILCIRVLGGSSRRYAGIGDVIVATVKDAIPGGNVKRGDVVKAVVVRTVKERRRPDGSYIKFDENAAVIIKPDNDPRGTRIFGPVGRELREKRFMKIISLAPEVL from the coding sequence GTGATTCAGCAGGAATCGCGGCTGAAGGTCGCCGACAACACCGGCGCCAAGGAGATCTTGTGCATCCGGGTGCTCGGTGGTTCGTCGCGACGTTACGCCGGCATCGGTGATGTCATCGTCGCCACCGTGAAAGACGCCATCCCCGGCGGCAACGTCAAGCGGGGTGATGTCGTCAAGGCCGTCGTGGTGCGCACCGTCAAGGAGCGCCGGCGTCCCGACGGCAGCTACATCAAGTTCGACGAGAACGCCGCGGTGATCATCAAGCCAGACAACGACCCGCGTGGAACTCGCATCTTCGGGCCGGTGGGGCGCGAACTGCGCGAGAAGCGATTCATGAAGATCATCTCGCTGGCTCCGGAGGTTTTGTAA
- a CDS encoding HNH endonuclease signature motif containing protein: MFESLESAVAEFDELFERRYPSTTPESAALLERVSCFSRTENRSAAAQLAAIGELFAHRLSRCGESEEWAVDTEAAVAAEVAAELRISQGLAASRVRYARALRERLPRVAEVFAAGDIDFRMVQTLVYRTDLLTDADVLAVVDAQLAATVARWPALTPARLAAQVDKVVARADADAVRRRRNRAAGREVWIGEMGDGLARVEGVMFGPDAAALDTRLDAMAATVCAQDPRTREQRRADALGALAAGADRLGCRCGRAECAAGTQRAAAPLVIHVIAEQSTVSGQGGAPGYQLGAQGLIPAELVAELAAAAKHVPLIHPADAAPEPGYVPSAALADFVRCRDLTCRWPGCECPAVACDIDRTVPYSAGGPTHASNLKCYCRTHHLVKTFWGWAEKQLPDGTLILTSPAGRTHVTTPGSALLFPSLCRATGAIAAAEVDVPLDYCADRTAMMPRRRRTRSQDRTTRVAVERRKNRESRTARRAPVPHHPGPAPPEGDDEPPPF; encoded by the coding sequence ATGTTCGAATCGCTGGAATCGGCGGTCGCCGAGTTCGACGAGCTCTTTGAGCGGCGTTACCCGTCGACGACGCCGGAGTCGGCGGCGCTGCTCGAGCGCGTCTCGTGCTTCTCGCGAACCGAGAACCGTTCGGCGGCAGCGCAATTGGCGGCGATCGGGGAGTTGTTCGCTCATCGGTTGTCGCGGTGCGGGGAGTCCGAGGAGTGGGCGGTAGATACCGAGGCGGCCGTGGCCGCCGAGGTGGCGGCCGAGCTGCGGATCAGTCAGGGATTGGCGGCCAGTCGGGTCCGGTATGCGCGGGCACTACGCGAGCGGCTGCCACGCGTGGCGGAGGTATTCGCTGCCGGGGACATCGACTTTCGGATGGTGCAGACGCTGGTGTATCGCACCGACCTGCTCACCGACGCCGACGTGCTGGCGGTCGTGGACGCACAGTTGGCGGCCACGGTGGCGCGCTGGCCCGCGCTGACCCCCGCCCGGTTGGCGGCGCAGGTGGACAAGGTGGTGGCCCGGGCCGACGCGGATGCGGTGCGTCGACGCCGTAACCGCGCGGCGGGCCGGGAGGTGTGGATCGGTGAGATGGGCGACGGCTTGGCCCGCGTCGAGGGCGTGATGTTCGGTCCGGATGCTGCCGCGCTGGATACGCGCCTGGACGCGATGGCGGCCACCGTCTGTGCGCAGGATCCGCGCACCCGCGAGCAGCGCCGGGCGGATGCGTTGGGCGCGCTCGCGGCCGGGGCGGATCGGCTGGGGTGCCGGTGTGGGCGCGCCGAGTGCGCGGCTGGCACCCAGCGCGCGGCCGCTCCGCTGGTCATCCACGTGATCGCCGAGCAGTCCACCGTGTCCGGCCAGGGCGGCGCGCCGGGCTACCAGCTCGGCGCGCAGGGATTGATTCCGGCCGAGCTGGTCGCCGAATTGGCCGCCGCGGCCAAACACGTGCCGCTGATTCACCCCGCCGATGCCGCACCGGAGCCCGGCTATGTGCCCTCGGCGGCGCTGGCTGATTTCGTGCGGTGCCGCGATCTGACCTGCCGCTGGCCGGGCTGCGAGTGCCCGGCGGTGGCCTGCGATATCGACCGCACCGTTCCGTACAGCGCCGGCGGGCCCACGCACGCGAGCAATCTCAAGTGCTATTGCCGCACCCATCATTTGGTGAAAACGTTCTGGGGCTGGGCCGAAAAGCAGCTGCCCGACGGCACCCTGATCCTGACCTCCCCGGCCGGTCGCACCCACGTGACCACGCCGGGCAGCGCCCTGCTGTTCCCCAGCCTGTGCCGGGCCACCGGGGCCATCGCGGCCGCCGAAGTCGACGTGCCGCTGGACTACTGCGCCGACCGCACCGCCATGATGCCCCGCCGGCGTCGGACTCGCTCCCAAGACCGCACCACCCGCGTCGCCGTCGAACGCCGAAAAAATCGAGAGTCCCGCACCGCCCGGCGCGCCCCCGTACCGCACCACCCCGGCCCGGCCCCACCCGAGGGCGACGACGAACCACCGCCCTTCTAG
- a CDS encoding DUF4436 domain-containing protein has translation MTTETAAAPAPPSPDRRRTSGARGVFGYLNRHRPHISLAALVLAVVIGAYIFSLFGVHYLQRSAGPLPPLDLSQGGGNDTIVQLRLDDLKTTGNRLKVDVLVYPPDSLYDKRFDVLNTDVAVRLYPTSDLGDLQFPAGKAAAQVETIIEAHGDPANWPFDTYTTEKISADTLIGSGDRRKKLPARVEVTGGLDGWDVKVERVDETSAVSSRVPDDAALVITMKRAKGPLVFDLFICVVLVTLPTLALLVAIPMVLGKRKFVPPFGTWYAAMLFAIAPLRNILPGSPPPGSWIDQAVVQWVLIALVVAMSLYIIAWVRQGDGLPDSSAASR, from the coding sequence ATGACCACCGAAACAGCGGCGGCCCCGGCGCCACCGAGCCCGGATCGGCGGCGAACGTCGGGAGCCCGTGGTGTCTTTGGCTATCTCAACAGGCACCGGCCGCACATCTCACTCGCCGCGCTCGTTCTGGCCGTTGTCATCGGCGCCTATATCTTTTCGTTGTTCGGCGTCCACTACCTGCAGCGGTCAGCGGGTCCGTTGCCGCCGCTGGATTTGAGCCAAGGTGGCGGCAACGACACGATCGTGCAGTTGCGGCTCGACGACCTCAAAACGACCGGCAATCGACTCAAGGTTGACGTGCTGGTTTATCCGCCGGACTCGTTGTACGACAAGAGATTCGACGTACTCAACACCGACGTCGCGGTCCGCCTGTACCCAACGAGCGACCTCGGCGATCTGCAGTTCCCGGCCGGCAAGGCCGCGGCTCAGGTGGAAACCATTATCGAAGCCCACGGCGATCCCGCCAACTGGCCTTTCGACACCTACACGACCGAGAAGATCTCCGCCGACACCCTTATTGGTTCCGGTGACCGCCGCAAGAAGCTGCCGGCCCGGGTCGAGGTCACCGGCGGGCTGGACGGTTGGGACGTCAAGGTAGAGCGGGTGGACGAGACCAGCGCCGTGAGCTCGCGCGTCCCCGACGACGCTGCGTTGGTCATCACCATGAAGCGCGCCAAGGGCCCGCTGGTGTTCGACCTGTTCATCTGCGTGGTACTGGTCACGCTGCCCACCTTGGCGCTGTTGGTGGCCATCCCGATGGTGCTGGGCAAGAGAAAATTCGTGCCACCGTTCGGTACCTGGTACGCCGCGATGCTGTTCGCGATCGCCCCGCTGCGCAACATCCTGCCCGGCTCGCCGCCGCCGGGATCCTGGATCGACCAGGCGGTAGTGCAATGGGTGCTGATCGCGTTGGTGGTGGCGATGAGCCTGTACATCATTGCTTGGGTCCGGCAGGGCGACGGACTCCCGGATAGCTCGGCTGCTTCGCGGTAA